CACAGACCAATTTATTGGAGAAACTAAATATTGGGGACAAGGAATAGGCAAAGTGTTAATGGAATCAATGATTAATTTTTTAATAACAGTAAAAGGAGCAAAAAAGATAATACTAGACCCGCAATCATGGAATCAAAGAGCAATTAAATGTTATGAAAAAAGTGGATTTATAAAAGTTAAACTACTCCCTAATCATGAATTGCATGAAGGTGAATTGAAAGATTGCTGGTTGATGGAGTATGATGCAAAGCATATGTTGAGGTACAATATCTAAAGATAATAGTTAAATAAGGAATCATTATTTATAACTAATTTGGAGGTAACTATGAATATTTTTGAAGATGTTAGTGGGTATTCTCAATGGAGTATAGTTTCTGAAATAGAAAAAGGTTGGTCAAATGATAAAAAATATTATATTCAGGATAAATATGGACAAGAATTTTTACTGAGAGTATCCGATATTTCTGAATTAGAAAAGAAAAGTAGAGAATACGAAAATTTAGGTAAGATTTCAGAATTAAATATAAATATGAGTATGCCTTTAAAATTTGGAGTGTGCGGAAATAATAGCAAAGTTTTCTCATTACTCTCATGGGTTCATGGTGATGATGCTGAAAAAGTATTACCGACTCTTACGAAAGAAGAACAATATGGATTAGGGGTAGAGAGTGGTGAAATTCTAGCTAAAATTCATTCCATTCCAGCACCAGAAGGATTCCCGAACTGGAGTGAAACTTTTAATAGAAAGATAGACAGAAATATAAACAATTACAATAATTGCTATATAAAAATCCCAAATGGAGAAAAAATAATAAAATACATATTAGACAATAGAGATTTATTGAATTCAAGAAAACAATCTATTCAGCATGGCGATTACCATGTTGGAAATTTGCTCGTTAATAAAAATAATAAAATAGGTGTTATAGATTTTAATAGATATGGTTTCGGAGACCCTTGGGAAGAATTTAATAGAATTTCATTTTCACATAGTGTAAGCATACCATTTACTATAGGTCAAATAGAGGGTTACTTTAGTGGCAATGTTCCAAATGATTTTTTCAAATTGTTAGCATTATATATGGGTTCAAACGCTCTTTCTTCAATTTCTTGGGCGATACCATTTGGTGAAAAAGAAGTTAATGTAATGCTTACTAATTCAAATAATATGATGGAATATTATAAGGATTTTAAAACCTTTATTCCAACATGGTTCAAATCATCGAAATGCTATTAATCACATGTTAATTGCAAAATGATATGAAGAATTAAAATTACAATTGAAAGAAAAATATGAATTTGATAGGGATAGTTACACAATTGCAAAATCATCCTTTATCAAAAGTAATACAGAGCAAGCAAGAAAAGAATTCGGAAAACGGTACTAACTCCTTATAAAAATCATTTATAGGGGATATGAAAATATTTATAATGATTACAAATGAATATGATACAACTTTTTATTGTGAAAGGGGTATAAAAATGATAAGGGAAGCAATCGAAAATGATTTAATGGATATTTTAGAAATTTATAATGATGCCATTTTGAATACAACCTCAGTCTATGATTACAAGGCTCACACTATTCACGACAGAGAACACTGGTATGAAAAAAAGAAGCAAGAGGGATACCCCATATTGGTGTATGCCGAAAATAACAAGGTTGTTGGATTTGCAACATTTGGACCATTTAGAGCATGGCCTGCTTATAAGTACTCTGTTGAACACTCTATTTATGTTCATAAAAGGTACAGAAACAAAGGGATAGGAATGCTACTAGCTAAAGGGATAATACGAATTGCTAATGAAAGAGAATTCGCAACCCTGGTGGCTGGAATTGATGAAGCTAATGAAAAAAGTATACAAATGCATGAAAAGATAGGATTCAAGTATTCGGGTACTATAAATAAAGCTGGGTATAAATTTGGCAAATGGCTCAATCTTGCTTTTTATCAATTAGAGCTTAAAGGACCTAAAAACCCAATCGAGAGTTAGAACATAATAGTAAAATAAATGGAGCGGGGTAACAATTATGATAATTTGGATTAATGGAGCATTTGGTTCAGGAAAAACTCAAAGTGCTTATGAATTGCATAGGCGAATTCCAAATTCATTTATATATGATCCGGAAAATATAGGACTTTTTATAAGAAAAAACATACCAAAACAATTAAACAGTGGAGATTTTCAAAATTACACAATGTGGCGTGAGTTTAATTATTCTATGCTAAAATATATTGCAAATAAATATAAGGGTACAATAATAGTCCCAATGACCATAAGCAATCCGCAGTACTTTAACGAAATTGTTGTTCAATTAAGGAATGATGGATTTTTGATAAATCATTTTGTGTTATGTGCTTCAAAGGAAACCTTACTTAAACGGCTAAGAGGCCGTGGTGAAGGGAAAAATTCATGGGCCGCACAACAGATAGATAGTTGTATAAAAGGATTTAGTAACGAAACGTTTAAACAACATATAGATACAGAAGATTTATCTATACAAGGTGTAGTTGAAAAAATAGCATTGTTATCAAATATAACCTTATTATAAATCTTCTACGATAATGGAGTAGATAGTGATGTTAATAATGAAAGGAAGGAATATATGTTAGCAGTAAAATTGGTTGAATCAATAAAAAAAATTGATGAGCTAAGAGGAAAATATATAAATGACTTATCATATTCACAAGAATTCTATATAGAAGATATGGTTAGAAAGTCTAGTTGTTATCAAATTTATTTGAATAATAATTTAGTAGGATATTTTTTTGTAAATCAAGAAAAAGTGCTAGTTGAATTTTATTTAGAAAAAAAAGAGATGATGCAATCTCAATATATATTTAAGTTCTTAATAGAAAAACACTATTTTGCTTCCGCAGAGGCTAAATCATTTGATCATTTGTTGATGGCTTTATGTTTAGATTTTAAGAAAAATAGCAGTTGTACAGGATATTTGTTTAGAGATTTTAATAATGTTAATTGTTCTTTGAGTATATATGACAATTTACATTTTGAGATTGCAGAGCAAGAAGATGTGAAAAAAATCACAGAAATCAGTGAAGATTTTTTTCTAGAGTTAGAAAGTAATATCTATAGGCAAGAAGTTTTCACACTGTATTCTAATGATAATTTATTGGGGGCAGGTATATGTCAGAAGATTGTTGGAAGTTTAAGTTATTATGATATAGGAATGGTTGTTTCAAAAGAGCACCAGAATAAAGGTGTAGGTACCTATATTATTTCTAAACTAAAGGAACATTGTATTAGTAAAGATTTAGTGCCTGTATGTGGATGTGATTATTATAATTATGCATCAAAGAAAACACTTGAGAAAGCAGGATTTATAACAAAGCATAGAATAGTAAGATTTGAATTTCAAGATTTATAAAGTTATGTATAAGGGCCTCGGCCTTCGGAAGGATAGACGTATAATACTTACCAGCCATTTCATAAGGGGGATAATATGAAAAGATTTATGATTGGTCAATTTGAAAGATTCGATATTAAAAAGCAGAATAGAGATTTTAGAGAAGATTTTTTTGGAGTTGAAGTTACTCAAATGGAGTCACTTGGTGAATTGCAAATATTGAAAGAGAATATTAATAATAGAAATTTAAAAATAGGCATTCATTTTCCACTGTTAAAAGATCAATGGAGAGCTAGAGATCCTCAATATCTATCTAAAGATAATAAGACTTATGAAGAATCAATAAACTACATGAACAGTGAGTTTGCAAGAGCAGAGGAATTTAATCCGGATTATATTTTGCTTCATTACCCAAAGCCTGTTATTTTAGATGAAAATGTTGATTGGTCATCCTGGAGATTCTATGATGATACTGAACATTATTATGAATCAGAGATATCATATAAGTATTTTGAAGAGAGAAGTAGAGTTTTTTTCAAAATATTATCTGAGCAAGGTAAAAAATATAATTTTATCCCAGTTTTAGAATTGGATGGATTGAATAGATATGTATATGGAACAAATTTGCTTGAAGGTTTATTAGATGAATACTCAAATATAAAATTATGCCTTGATTTTGGTAGAATACACATACAAGATTGTATTGATGATAATTTTAGAGGCCAAGATATAATTAGAAAATTTGGAAGATATACACATTTGGTACACTTGTGGAATGCTAAGGTTGATTCAAATGGGCATTACCCGGCGCTTAAATCTCTGAAGGTAGAAGATGGATGGGGAGATATGGAACCTTACTTTAAGGTTATGAATGAGGAGAATGATAATTATAAGGTGTTATTTGAACATAAGTCTGACTTAATAAGTGATATAGAGCTTGAAGATTGTTATCAGTGGATTGGTGGGCTTGTTAATATGTAGTCTGCAGGTCTTGTGACATAAGATGTACAAAACTAATAACTACTAAAGAATACAGGGATGCAATTTGTACAATTACATTGGGGGACAAATAGAAAGTAGAGGTTTAAAATGGAAAAAGGAAAAATCATATTTTTAAATGGCACATCAAGTTCTGGAAAAAGTTCATTAGCAATAAAAATACAAGAAGTTTCAGCGGAGAAGTTTTATCATGTCCAACTTGATACATTCTGCGATATGTTACATGAAAAATACTTTGATAATGACTCTGCGAATACTGAAAACTTAGTTGCCGCTATAATGCATAATTTTGTTTTGGCTTTATGTAAAAATGGAGAAAATGTAATAGTTGATACAGTTATTGAAAATCATCATGAAAATTGGTTAAAAGAATGTGTAGAATTATTATATGATATGCCTGTTACGTTTGTAAAAGTAAATTGTCCTTTACATGAACTTGAAAGGAGAGAATTAGAACGTGGAGATAGGAACATAGGACAGGCAAAAGGACAATTAAGCAATATGAATTTTAATGATATTTATGATTTAGAGGTAAATACATATGAAAATTCAACTGAAGAATGTGTAAGAATTATTAAAAATGAAATGAAATTAGAGAATGAACAAAATGCATTTATAAAAATATATGAAAAATATCGGAAACATTCCTAAAAAGATAATGTAAAGAACTATAAGCACAAAATTAGAGAAGGCTAAGGAACATTAATAATTCTAATTTTATATTTTCTTATATTACTTAGAGTAAAGAGGGGGGGAAGTACAGTGACAAAACTTATACTCATACGACATGGGGAACCTGACTATAGTTTAGTAACAGAGCGAAATTTCAAGGGCCATGGTATAGATTTGGCTCAGCTTACGCCTATAGGAATAGAACAAGCAATGGCTGCTTCTAAAGATAAAAGATTAGAGGGAGCAAGCATTATTGTATCCTCACCGTATACAAGAGCATTACAGACGGCAGCAATCATTTCTAAAGAAAGGTCACTTGATATAAGTATTGAGGTTGACATTCATGAGTGGGTACCAGATTTAACATTTAACAATATATCTAATGAGGAAGTTAAAATTGCCAGTGAGGAATGCACTTGTTGTAGAGGTGAATATGCTGATGACGATACAAAAAAATGGGAAAAAATTAGTGTAGTTGCAAGTAGATCTTTTAAAGGTTTAGAAAAGTATTTAAACTATGAAAAAATAATTGTGGTAACCCATGGTATCGTAATGAGACAGTTTAAATATCATAACGACATTCCATATTGTGGAATCATTGAAGTTGATTTTTATAAAGATTTTAAGTGGTGTGGATGGGTTGAAAATATTGATAAATAAAAAATTGTATGGAAGATTCAAAAGGAGAAGCATTGCAGCAAATTAGATTTATTGGGGAGGGAAATTAAATGAGTAAAATCAAAGAATTATTAGATGATTATATCAAGAGAGAAGGATTAGCACCTGGTATATCATTGGCATTGATAAAGGATGGAGAGTGCATTTATAAAAAGTCACATGGACTTGGAAACTTAGAAAATAAAATCGAAATCACTTGTAAAACAGCTTTTTATCTAGCTTCACTTTCAAAGAGTTTTACTGCTGCAGGGATAATGCTGTTACATGAAAAAGGAAAGTTAGATTTGTCAGATAAGATTCGAAAATATTTTACTGAATTGCCAGATTACTGTGAAGATATAAAAATTATAAACTTAGTTAAGCATACATCAGGTTTAAAGGACTATTTTAATAGTTATTTTGAAAACAAACAAAATATAAATCAAATAACTAATAGGGATGTTTACAATTTTATATTGAAAGAAACTTCACTAAACTTTCCTGTTGGAGATAAAGTTGAATATTCAAATAGTGGATATGTTTTATTAGCTTTGTTAATAGAAAAAATCAGTGGTAAGTCTTTTTCAGATTTCTTAAAAGAAAACTTTTTTCTACCATTAGGCATGAAAAACACCTATGTTTTTACTGAGAATAAACCACTAATCCCAAATAGAGCCTACGGTTATGAGCAGATAGAGGATAAATATTACTGCTATGATTATTATGTATTAACAACAGGTGATGGAGGAATATATTCTTGCATGGATGATTTAATATTATGGGTGCAAGCTTTTGATAATGAAAATATTTTCACGAAAGAAACAATAGAAACAATGTTTTTAAGAGAGAAGCTTAATAATGGCGCACCATGTATATATGGATTTGGTTGGTTTACCTTAGAGAAGGATAATAAAAAAGTAGTGTTTCATGCAGGCCAGCTAGGTGGATTTACCAACATCATGATAAAATTGCCTGAGGAGAATTTTTCAATAATAATTTTAACAAATTATTTCAGAGACTCATTCCAGAAAGTTTTTAAAACTGTTCATGAGTGTGCAACAGAAACAAATGCTGAATATTGCAATGATAACGGTTATCGGGGTTCAACTAACAATGCATTATAATTTATCTATTCCGGCTTAGGGGGAGTTTCATATGAATTATCCATCATTAAATCATAAAAATTATATAGAATCTGTTTATAAGTTCTGTGAGAAAAATCAGATTTCAATGATATTGAAAGGTTCTTTAGCAAAGGGTGTAGCAACAAAATACTCTGATATTGATTTGATAATTTTGGGGAATATTACAAGGAATGAAGTTGATGAAATAATTACTCTTTATGACAGACCTATAATGAC
This DNA window, taken from Clostridium estertheticum, encodes the following:
- a CDS encoding GNAT family N-acetyltransferase, with product MLAVKLVESIKKIDELRGKYINDLSYSQEFYIEDMVRKSSCYQIYLNNNLVGYFFVNQEKVLVEFYLEKKEMMQSQYIFKFLIEKHYFASAEAKSFDHLLMALCLDFKKNSSCTGYLFRDFNNVNCSLSIYDNLHFEIAEQEDVKKITEISEDFFLELESNIYRQEVFTLYSNDNLLGAGICQKIVGSLSYYDIGMVVSKEHQNKGVGTYIISKLKEHCISKDLVPVCGCDYYNYASKKTLEKAGFITKHRIVRFEFQDL
- a CDS encoding AAA family ATPase — protein: MIIWINGAFGSGKTQSAYELHRRIPNSFIYDPENIGLFIRKNIPKQLNSGDFQNYTMWREFNYSMLKYIANKYKGTIIVPMTISNPQYFNEIVVQLRNDGFLINHFVLCASKETLLKRLRGRGEGKNSWAAQQIDSCIKGFSNETFKQHIDTEDLSIQGVVEKIALLSNITLL
- a CDS encoding chloramphenicol phosphotransferase CPT family protein, which gives rise to MEKGKIIFLNGTSSSGKSSLAIKIQEVSAEKFYHVQLDTFCDMLHEKYFDNDSANTENLVAAIMHNFVLALCKNGENVIVDTVIENHHENWLKECVELLYDMPVTFVKVNCPLHELERRELERGDRNIGQAKGQLSNMNFNDIYDLEVNTYENSTEECVRIIKNEMKLENEQNAFIKIYEKYRKHS
- a CDS encoding serine hydrolase domain-containing protein, which codes for MSKIKELLDDYIKREGLAPGISLALIKDGECIYKKSHGLGNLENKIEITCKTAFYLASLSKSFTAAGIMLLHEKGKLDLSDKIRKYFTELPDYCEDIKIINLVKHTSGLKDYFNSYFENKQNINQITNRDVYNFILKETSLNFPVGDKVEYSNSGYVLLALLIEKISGKSFSDFLKENFFLPLGMKNTYVFTENKPLIPNRAYGYEQIEDKYYCYDYYVLTTGDGGIYSCMDDLILWVQAFDNENIFTKETIETMFLREKLNNGAPCIYGFGWFTLEKDNKKVVFHAGQLGGFTNIMIKLPEENFSIIILTNYFRDSFQKVFKTVHECATETNAEYCNDNGYRGSTNNAL
- a CDS encoding TIM barrel protein, whose product is MKRFMIGQFERFDIKKQNRDFREDFFGVEVTQMESLGELQILKENINNRNLKIGIHFPLLKDQWRARDPQYLSKDNKTYEESINYMNSEFARAEEFNPDYILLHYPKPVILDENVDWSSWRFYDDTEHYYESEISYKYFEERSRVFFKILSEQGKKYNFIPVLELDGLNRYVYGTNLLEGLLDEYSNIKLCLDFGRIHIQDCIDDNFRGQDIIRKFGRYTHLVHLWNAKVDSNGHYPALKSLKVEDGWGDMEPYFKVMNEENDNYKVLFEHKSDLISDIELEDCYQWIGGLVNM
- a CDS encoding histidine phosphatase family protein, with protein sequence MTKLILIRHGEPDYSLVTERNFKGHGIDLAQLTPIGIEQAMAASKDKRLEGASIIVSSPYTRALQTAAIISKERSLDISIEVDIHEWVPDLTFNNISNEEVKIASEECTCCRGEYADDDTKKWEKISVVASRSFKGLEKYLNYEKIIVVTHGIVMRQFKYHNDIPYCGIIEVDFYKDFKWCGWVENIDK
- a CDS encoding GNAT family N-acetyltransferase; translated protein: MKIFIMITNEYDTTFYCERGIKMIREAIENDLMDILEIYNDAILNTTSVYDYKAHTIHDREHWYEKKKQEGYPILVYAENNKVVGFATFGPFRAWPAYKYSVEHSIYVHKRYRNKGIGMLLAKGIIRIANEREFATLVAGIDEANEKSIQMHEKIGFKYSGTINKAGYKFGKWLNLAFYQLELKGPKNPIES
- a CDS encoding aminoglycoside phosphotransferase family protein, whose product is MNIFEDVSGYSQWSIVSEIEKGWSNDKKYYIQDKYGQEFLLRVSDISELEKKSREYENLGKISELNINMSMPLKFGVCGNNSKVFSLLSWVHGDDAEKVLPTLTKEEQYGLGVESGEILAKIHSIPAPEGFPNWSETFNRKIDRNINNYNNCYIKIPNGEKIIKYILDNRDLLNSRKQSIQHGDYHVGNLLVNKNNKIGVIDFNRYGFGDPWEEFNRISFSHSVSIPFTIGQIEGYFSGNVPNDFFKLLALYMGSNALSSISWAIPFGEKEVNVMLTNSNNMMEYYKDFKTFIPTWFKSSKCY